The segment AACAACTCCGAATTTAAATCGGAGCCAATTATAGAAACATTTCTTGCAGAATTTATATCTTCCTTGGATATAAACCTTCCATTAGCTATCTCGAAACTTCTAACTTGTAGGAAATCTGGAGTAACTCCAAGAATTGATGAACTAAAACTTTTGGACTTAAATTGAATAACCTCGTTAGAAGATATTTGAGGTGCAACTCTTTTGACTGTTGGGACTTGCTCTCTTATTGCTTGTGCATCTTTTAGTACAAGATTTCTTGGAAAAGCTATTCCTCTACGCCTTGTGTCATTATTACCTGGAACTATAAAAAGTACATTTGCACCTAAATTGCTAAGTTGGTTCGCGGCCAGATTTTGCGCACCTTTCCCTACCCCTACTAGTGTTATTACAGATGCATTGCCAATTATAATACCTAACATTGTTAAGGAACTTCTCAGCTTATTTGCTCTTAATGTCCTTACTGACATTAACAAAATCTCTTTAATTGATATCTTCCTTGACATTATTCAATTACAATCTTGGCGATATACTTTGCGAGTTACCTCTATAAATAACACCATCTTTCATCTTTATTGTAACTATATCTCCATTCCTTACGATATCAGTTATTCCTTCAACTTCTTCAATATAAGGTACATCTAATGTGACTCCTTTGCTCTTCTCCCCTTCAAAAATTATACTAGCTGCATATTTAATTGCTTTTGGAAGATCAACCAATTTTTTATGAATAACTATTATCTCACCCTGCTTTATTTCTGAAAGATCAACAATTTCTTTTATTAATCTTATTTTGCCACTTATTGAATTATTACTTTGAGATTTACCTCTAGCAATAACATCGTTAACTATCCCAACCTTTATTAAATCAGTGGAACCACTTATGCCAGTGAGTGTGCCTGCCGTTTGGACAACAAGATCGCCAGGTTTGAGTAGACCATAATTTTGTGCTATTTCCATAGCCAAACCAAAAGTCTTAGTTGTTGTTTCTTGTGTTGGAACTACTAATGGTCTTACACCCCAAACTAATTGAAGTCTTCTGGCGACAGTTGGTTCACTTGTAATAGCAAGAACTGGAGTAGGAGGTCTGAATTTACTAACATTATGAGCTGTAGATCCACTTTTGGTTAAAGGCAATATTGCGGTTGCATTTAATTGTCTAGCAATAGAGCTCACAGCTGCACTTATAGCATTAGGAATGGTACTAGGAAGATGACTCTCTAGGGCTCTTTGGGGATAATCTTTCTCAATCCTTCTAGCAATAGTTGCCATCGTTTTCACTGCTTCAATTGGATAGTCTCCAACAGCAGTTTCATTTGAAAGCATTACTGCATCTGTACCATCGAGAATTGCATTTGCGACATCGCTAACTTCTGCTCTAGTTGGTCTTGGACTTGATGCCATTGAATCAAGCATTTGAGTTGCAGTGATAATGGGTATCCCAAGACTGTTCGATTTTTTGATTAATTCTTTTTGGAGTAAAGGAACTTCTTCGGCAGGGACTTCAACCCCTAGATCTCCCCTCGCAACCATTACCCCATCACATAAACGGAGTATTGAATCGATTTGGTCGATAGCTTCGAATTTTTCTATTTTGGCTACTACTGGAGTAGTAAAGCCATGAGATCTTATTAATTCTTTTATTTCTTTCATGTCAGCTGGGTTTCTTACAAAACTTAAGGCGACCCAATCAACTCCTTGAGAAAGACCAAATGCAAGATCTTTCTTATCTTTTTCTGTTAAAGCGTTTATAGATAATTGAACATCTGGGAAATTTACACCTTTGTTATTTGAAAGTATTCCTCCAACGACAACCTTGCAATGAAGAGTTTTTGCCTTTTTATCTATTTTTTCAACAACCATCTCTACTCTGCCATCATCTAAGAGAATCCTTTTATTTTCTGAAACTTCATCAATTAATTTTTCATAGGTAACATTTGCTACTTTTTGATTACATTCAACTTCTCTTGA is part of the Prochlorococcus marinus str. MIT 0919 genome and harbors:
- the pyk gene encoding pyruvate kinase; protein product: MTKIPFRRRTKIVATIGPATESHEKISELVRAGATTFRLNFSHGDHSEHQQRIKTIREVEADLEVKIGILQDLQGPKIRLGRFKDGPIKLSAGDEFLLTSREVECNQKVANVTYEKLIDEVSENKRILLDDGRVEMVVEKIDKKAKTLHCKVVVGGILSNNKGVNFPDVQLSINALTEKDKKDLAFGLSQGVDWVALSFVRNPADMKEIKELIRSHGFTTPVVAKIEKFEAIDQIDSILRLCDGVMVARGDLGVEVPAEEVPLLQKELIKKSNSLGIPIITATQMLDSMASSPRPTRAEVSDVANAILDGTDAVMLSNETAVGDYPIEAVKTMATIARRIEKDYPQRALESHLPSTIPNAISAAVSSIARQLNATAILPLTKSGSTAHNVSKFRPPTPVLAITSEPTVARRLQLVWGVRPLVVPTQETTTKTFGLAMEIAQNYGLLKPGDLVVQTAGTLTGISGSTDLIKVGIVNDVIARGKSQSNNSISGKIRLIKEIVDLSEIKQGEIIVIHKKLVDLPKAIKYAASIIFEGEKSKGVTLDVPYIEEVEGITDIVRNGDIVTIKMKDGVIYRGNSQSISPRL